A window of Synchiropus splendidus isolate RoL2022-P1 chromosome 9, RoL_Sspl_1.0, whole genome shotgun sequence contains these coding sequences:
- the plekhh2 gene encoding pleckstrin homology domain-containing family H member 2 isoform X2, producing MASEVEDPMSQEDWKDKCLVLENLLMKFRVQIIKIRELTADKIQQLETQVVDAEKRAFAAQQQVQWMEEKLKTADGKSAEVSLFQRCQELQALVQERDDVIAKLEQQLEEQKQMRLQDAKTVEEKAAKIKEWVMVKLSEFEVENAALRETNKQQEAQILELQKQMQDFEQKCRSEEVQSRPGEAQRLSSLTFGCFHVRGKSPQVLTGPSPSQRTLSTQGEAETRTRAERGNKVGPDPTRLLDPPLEEDSASENLGESSGRQGVSTVLSNTASDGGREGSGACHLELSRPCSEAYLTASDDSSSLFDDDMQRAEGLGSSEGTLAECKDSDRVKMEDSTSEELNKRFQSQRLDSSSSSGETTSSVLTSALTPKRPPQDPRDTSASPKQPRLRTPVGFGLMSASVAKKHLSQPPVGTEAAHRQTRNALSMLRNPHPQETDLDQEQEVIMETSKDNTPTTGLSCQTTTSGSENSADGQNSAPGNKPPTPPLHRLPSWESRIYAVAKSGIRLSETSCSNPASKDWSLQSSYPAFVMYTSLIYKNMTAPVYTTVKGKATLLSSSPFVEESSSSEDSSSSGEEDGSFCSSHTSSSSLKDSHPSSPRSLKRAVSMSSMTSESDYAIPPDAYATDTECSEPELKLPKTCSSASDNSKSEPMEKSGYLLKMVKTWKKTWKRRWFVLKDGELLYFKSPSDVIRKPQGQIEVNATSSISRGEGKQILQVVTGKRVTYLKADSPNLLEEWLRVLQSVLRVKAASPLFTQPDIRPSMKGLLIKVKHGYSKRVWCALIGKTLYYFRSQQDKFPLGQIKLWEAQVEEVDRSKDSDDHLKECGWSAQVAPFTIVVHPQEQEPTYLLIESCHEKDSWLYNLSVAAGTMMGKVGTEFEQLVGQLFQVDGEPNSTVWKHAVLCFSKEALSSPLTTLPSQALQTEAVKLFKICQLFINVAIDAPAIDYHVSLAQSALQVCLTHPELQDEFFCQLIKQTRKRQGHPGPLQGWQFLALCVGLFLPHHPFLWLLQLHLKRHADPRSEVGKYAIYCQRSMERAQQKGERQARPSRMEILSILLRNPYHHSLPFSVPVHFLNNTYQVVSFDASTTVDEFQIRLNQDSGVRKTALSGFTLYTDDPTGRELEHCLHQGAIKVCDIISKWEQASKEQKSGKSENARTVRLTYKNRLYFQVQARGESERERCLLAYQTNEAIVAGHFPVNKELALEMAALLAQVEFGDFERPFLAPGSAPTKSNQTLKQVLDRFYPKHYRRSTTEDQLRQLLQRLSARWASLRGRSSPECIRIYLTVAKKWPFFGAKLFEAESISSSPEQSSRVWLAVHEDGVSVLEHNSIKPVSSHPYKNLMTFGGCKENLMLVVTQNNKDKPTETHLFHMDMSKIREVTLLISSYINSAHQQKAAAHHLSAPALMVAQPLGLKSKKELRSKSPPALGRPSQAPTLL from the exons ATCCAGCAGCTGGAGACTCAAGTGGTCGACGCAGAGAAGCGAGCTTTCGCAGCTCAGCAGCAG GTTCAGTggatggaggagaagctgaagacgGCTGACGGAAAGTCTGCAGAGGTGAGTTTGTTCCAGCGCTGCCAAGAGCTGCAGGCGTTGGTCCAGGAGAGGGATGACGTCATCGCtaagctggagcagcagctggaggagcag AAACAGATGCGGCTTCAGGACGCCAAGACGGTGGAGGAGAAGGCGGCGAAGATAAAAGAGTGGGTGATGGTCAAGCTGTCAGAG TTCGAGGTGGAGAATGCAGCTCTCAGAGAGACCAATAAGCAACAAGAGGCTCAGATTTTGGAGCTCCAGAAGCAGATGCAAG ACTTTGAGCAGAAGTGTCGCAGTGAAGAAGTCCAGAGTCGACCAGGTGAAGCGCAGCGTCTCAGCAGTCTGACCTTTGGCTGTTTCCATGTGAGAGGGAAGAGTCCGCAAGTCCTCACCGGCCCCTCACCATCGCAGAGGACCCTCAGTACTCAGGGAGAGGCTGAGACCAGAACCAGGGCGG AGCGGGGTAACAAGGTGGGGCCTGATCCCACACGGCTTCTTGACCCTCCTCTGGAGGAAGACAGTGCCTCAGAGAACCTCGGTGAAAGCAGCGGTCGCCAAGGAGTCTCGACCGTCCTCTCCAACACAGCGTCCGATGGCGGCAGAGAAGGAAGTGGAGCGTGTCACCTAGAGTTGAGTCGCCCCTGCAGCGAGGCCTACCTCACCGCCTCAGATGACAGCAGCTCTCTGTTCGACGACGACATGCAGCGGGCCGAGGGCCTGGGGTCCTCAGAGGGGACTCTAGCAGAGTGCAAGGACTCCGACAGGGTCAAGATGGAGGACAGCACCTCGGAGGAGCTGAACAAACGATTCCAGTCTCAGAGACTTGATTCCTCGTCTTCCTCTGGTGAGACCACCAGCTCAGTTCTCACCTCCGCCTTGACTCCCAAGCGACCACCTCAGGACCCCAGAGACACCTCAGCCTCACCCAAACAGCCCAGACTCAGGACTCCCGTGGGGTTTGGGTTGATGAGCGCCTCCGTGGCTAAAAAGCACCTGAGTCAGCCGCCGGTCGGCACCGAGGCTGCACACCGCCAGACACGCAACGCTTTGAGCATGCTGCGGAACCCCCACCCTCAGGAGACCGACCtggaccaggagcaggaggtcaTCATGGAGACCAGCAAGGATAACACTCCCACCACAGGACTGTCGTGTCAGACCACAACCTCCGGCTCAGAGAACAGTGCAGACGGTCAGAATTCAGCACCCGGCAACAAACCTCCCACTCCTCCACTGCACAGACTCCCGTCCTGG GAGAGTCGGATCTATGCTGTGGCAAAATCAGGGATCCGACTGTCGGAGACTTCCTGCTCAAATCCGGCCAGCAAAG ACTGGTCCCTGCAGTCGTCCTACCCTGCTTTCGTCATGTACACATCCCTCATTTACAAGAACATGACCGCACCGGTGTACACGACCGTGAAAGGG AAAGCCACACTCCTCAGCAGCAGTCCTTTCGTGGAGGAGTCGTCCAGTTCCGAGGACTCATCCAGCTCCGGTGAGGAGGATGGCTCCTTCTGCAGCTCgcacacctcctccagctcgctCAAGGATAGCCACCCAAGCAGCCCGCGCTCCCTCAAGAGAG CCGTGTCCATGTCGTCGATGACATCAGAGAGTGACTACGCCATCCCACCTGACGCCTACGCCACCGACACAGAGTGCTCAGAACCAGAGCTGAAACTCCCAAAAACCTGTTCATCAGCCAGCGACAACAGCAAGAGT GAGCCGATGGAGAAGTCTGGGTACCTGCTGAAGATGGTGAAGACCTGGAAGAAGACCTGGAAGAGACGCTGGTTTGTGCTAAAGGACGGAGAGCTGCTCTACTTCAAGTCTCCG AGTGACGTCATCAGGAAGCCCCAAGGTCAAATCGAGGTCAACGCCACCAGCAGCATCTCCCGAGGGGAAGGGAAGCAGATACTCCAA gttgTGACGGGGAAGCGAGTCACCTACCTGAAGGCCGACTCACCAAACCTGCTGGAGGAGTGGTTGAGGGTCCTACAGAGTGTCCTGAGAGTCAAAGCTGCCAGTCCTCTCTTCACGCAGCCGGACATCAGACCCAGCATGAAGGGGCTGCTCATCAAG GTCAAACACGGCTACTCCAAAAGAGTCTGGTGCGCCCTCATCGGCAAAACCCTCTACTACTTCCGCAGTCAGCAAGACAAG TTCCCTCTAGGTCAGATCAAACTGTGGGAGgcccaggtggaggaggtggaccgGTCCAAAGACTCCGACGACCATCTGAAGGAGTGCGGCTGGAGCGCGCAGGTCGCACCATTCACCATCGTCGTCCACCCTCAGGAGCAGGAACCCACCTACCTGCTGATCGAGTCTTGCCACGAGAAG GACTCATGGCTGTACAATTTGTCGGTCGCTGCTGGAACCATGATGGGGAAAGTCGGAACAGAGTTTGAGCAGCTGGTTGGACAGCTGTTTCAAGTGGACGGAGAGCCGA ACTCCACCGTATGGAAGcatgctgtgttgtgtttcagtaAAGAAGCTCTGTCGTCTCCTCTCACCACGCTGCCGTCGCAGGCGCTTCAGACCGAAGCTGTGAAACTCTTCAAG ATCTGTCAGCTCTTCATCAACGTGGCCATCGACGCCCCGGCCATCGACTACCACGTGTCTCTGGCCCAGAGCGCCCTGCAAGTGTGTCTGACCCACCCGGAGCTCCAGGACGAGTTTTTCTGTCAGCTCATCAAGCAGACCCGCAAGAGGCAGGGCCACCCGGGGCCGCTGCAG ggctGGCAGTTCCTGGCCTTGTGTGTGGGACTGTTCCTGCCTCACCATCCTTTCCTctggctgctgcagcttcacctGAAGAGGCACGCCGACCCCAG AAGTGAAGTGGGGAAGTACGCCATCTACTGCCAGCGCTCGATGGAGCGCGCGCAGCAGAAGGGTGAGCGGCAGGCGCGACCTTCCCGCATGGAGATCCTGTCGATCCTCCTGAGGAACCCGTATCACCACTCGCTGCCCTTCAGTGTGCCAGTCCACTTCCTCAACAACACCTACCAG GTGGTGAGCTTCGACGCCTCGACCACAGTGGATGAGTTCCAGATTCGTCTGAATCAGGACTCAGGCGTGAGGAAGACTGCGCTGTCCGGCTTCACCTTATACACCGACGACCCGACGGGCCGAGAGCTGGAGCACTGTCTGCACCAGGGAGCCATCAAG GTTTGTGACATCATCTCCAAGTGGGAGCAGGCGTCCAAGGAGCAGAAGAGCGGGAAGTCCGAGAACGCCCGGACCGTCCGCCTCACCTACAAGAACAG GTTGTACTTCCAAGTCCAGGCTCGGGGGGAGTCTGAGAGAGAACGCTGTCTTCTGGCCTACCAGACCAATGAGGCCATCGTGGCGGGACACTTCCCCGTCAACAAGGAGCTGGCTCTGGAGATGGCTGCGCTGCTGGCTCAG GTGGAGTTTGGGGATTTCGAACGGCCGTTCTTGGCTCCTGGTTCTGCTCCCACCAAGTCAAACCAAACCCTGAAGCAGGTCTTGGACAGATTTTACCCGAAACACTATCGCAGGAGCACGACTGAAGACCAGCTGAG acagctgctgcagcgtctCTCTGCTCGCTGGGCGTCACTCCGAGGTCGAAGTTCACCTGAGTGCATCAGGATCTACCTGACTGTTGCTAAAAAGTGGCCTTTCTTTGGTGCCAAACTGTTTGAGGCCGAG tCGATCAGCTCTTCTCCGGAGCAAAGCTCTCGTGTTTGGTTGGCGGTACACGAAGACGGTGTCAGTGTCCTGGAGCACAACTCCATC aAGCCTGTGTCGTCTCACCCGTACAAGAACTTGATGACGTTTGGCGGCTGCAAAGAAAACCTGATGCTGGTGGTGACACagaacaacaaagacaaaccGACAGAGACGCATCTGTTCCACATGGACATGTCCAAG ATCCGAGAGGTCACCCTGCTCATCTCCAGTTACATCAACAGTGCTCACCAGCAGAAGGCGGCAGCCCACCACCTCTCAGCCCCGGCTCTCATGGTGGCACAGCCACTGGGATTGAAGAGCAAGAAAGAGCTGAGGAGCAAGTCTCCGCCGGCGCTGGGCCGACCCAGTCAAGCTCCCACGCTGCTCTGA
- the plekhh2 gene encoding pleckstrin homology domain-containing family H member 2 isoform X1 — protein sequence MASEVEDPMSQEDWKDKCLVLENLLMKFRVQIIKIRELTADKIQQLETQVVDAEKRAFAAQQQVQWMEEKLKTADGKSAEVSLFQRCQELQALVQERDDVIAKLEQQLEEQKQMRLQDAKTVEEKAAKIKEWVMVKLSEFEVENAALRETNKQQEAQILELQKQMQDFEQKCRSEEVQSRPGEAQRLSSLTFGCFHVRGKSPQVLTGPSPSQRTLSTQGEAETRTRAERGNKVGPDPTRLLDPPLEEDSASENLGESSGRQGVSTVLSNTASDGGREGSGACHLELSRPCSEAYLTASDDSSSLFDDDMQRAEGLGSSEGTLAECKDSDRVKMEDSTSEELNKRFQSQRLDSSSSSGETTSSVLTSALTPKRPPQDPRDTSASPKQPRLRTPVGFGLMSASVAKKHLSQPPVGTEAAHRQTRNALSMLRNPHPQETDLDQEQEVIMETSKDNTPTTGLSCQTTTSGSENSADGQNSAPGNKPPTPPLHRLPSWESRIYAVAKSGIRLSETSCSNPASKDWSLQSSYPAFVMYTSLIYKNMTAPVYTTVKGKATLLSSSPFVEESSSSEDSSSSGEEDGSFCSSHTSSSSLKDSHPSSPRSLKRAVSMSSMTSESDYAIPPDAYATDTECSEPELKLPKTCSSASDNSKSEPMEKSGYLLKMVKTWKKTWKRRWFVLKDGELLYFKSPSDVIRKPQGQIEVNATSSISRGEGKQILQVVTGKRVTYLKADSPNLLEEWLRVLQSVLRVKAASPLFTQPDIRPSMKGLLIKVKHGYSKRVWCALIGKTLYYFRSQQDKFPLGQIKLWEAQVEEVDRSKDSDDHLKECGWSAQVAPFTIVVHPQEQEPTYLLIESCHEKDSWLYNLSVAAGTMMGKVGTEFEQLVGQLFQVDGEPNSTVWKHAVLCFSKEALSSPLTTLPSQALQTEAVKLFKICQLFINVAIDAPAIDYHVSLAQSALQVCLTHPELQDEFFCQLIKQTRKRQGHPGPLQGWQFLALCVGLFLPHHPFLWLLQLHLKRHADPRSEVGKYAIYCQRSMERAQQKGERQARPSRMEILSILLRNPYHHSLPFSVPVHFLNNTYQVVSFDASTTVDEFQIRLNQDSGVRKTALSGFTLYTDDPTGRELEHCLHQGAIKVCDIISKWEQASKEQKSGKSENARTVRLTYKNRLYFQVQARGESERERCLLAYQTNEAIVAGHFPVNKELALEMAALLAQVEFGDFERPFLAPGSAPTKSNQTLKQVLDRFYPKHYRRSTTEDQLRQLLQRLSARWASLRGRSSPECIRIYLTVAKKWPFFGAKLFEAESISSSPEQSSRVWLAVHEDGVSVLEHNSIKPVSSHPYKNLMTFGGCKENLMLVVTQNNKDKPTETHLFHMDMSKQIREVTLLISSYINSAHQQKAAAHHLSAPALMVAQPLGLKSKKELRSKSPPALGRPSQAPTLL from the exons ATCCAGCAGCTGGAGACTCAAGTGGTCGACGCAGAGAAGCGAGCTTTCGCAGCTCAGCAGCAG GTTCAGTggatggaggagaagctgaagacgGCTGACGGAAAGTCTGCAGAGGTGAGTTTGTTCCAGCGCTGCCAAGAGCTGCAGGCGTTGGTCCAGGAGAGGGATGACGTCATCGCtaagctggagcagcagctggaggagcag AAACAGATGCGGCTTCAGGACGCCAAGACGGTGGAGGAGAAGGCGGCGAAGATAAAAGAGTGGGTGATGGTCAAGCTGTCAGAG TTCGAGGTGGAGAATGCAGCTCTCAGAGAGACCAATAAGCAACAAGAGGCTCAGATTTTGGAGCTCCAGAAGCAGATGCAAG ACTTTGAGCAGAAGTGTCGCAGTGAAGAAGTCCAGAGTCGACCAGGTGAAGCGCAGCGTCTCAGCAGTCTGACCTTTGGCTGTTTCCATGTGAGAGGGAAGAGTCCGCAAGTCCTCACCGGCCCCTCACCATCGCAGAGGACCCTCAGTACTCAGGGAGAGGCTGAGACCAGAACCAGGGCGG AGCGGGGTAACAAGGTGGGGCCTGATCCCACACGGCTTCTTGACCCTCCTCTGGAGGAAGACAGTGCCTCAGAGAACCTCGGTGAAAGCAGCGGTCGCCAAGGAGTCTCGACCGTCCTCTCCAACACAGCGTCCGATGGCGGCAGAGAAGGAAGTGGAGCGTGTCACCTAGAGTTGAGTCGCCCCTGCAGCGAGGCCTACCTCACCGCCTCAGATGACAGCAGCTCTCTGTTCGACGACGACATGCAGCGGGCCGAGGGCCTGGGGTCCTCAGAGGGGACTCTAGCAGAGTGCAAGGACTCCGACAGGGTCAAGATGGAGGACAGCACCTCGGAGGAGCTGAACAAACGATTCCAGTCTCAGAGACTTGATTCCTCGTCTTCCTCTGGTGAGACCACCAGCTCAGTTCTCACCTCCGCCTTGACTCCCAAGCGACCACCTCAGGACCCCAGAGACACCTCAGCCTCACCCAAACAGCCCAGACTCAGGACTCCCGTGGGGTTTGGGTTGATGAGCGCCTCCGTGGCTAAAAAGCACCTGAGTCAGCCGCCGGTCGGCACCGAGGCTGCACACCGCCAGACACGCAACGCTTTGAGCATGCTGCGGAACCCCCACCCTCAGGAGACCGACCtggaccaggagcaggaggtcaTCATGGAGACCAGCAAGGATAACACTCCCACCACAGGACTGTCGTGTCAGACCACAACCTCCGGCTCAGAGAACAGTGCAGACGGTCAGAATTCAGCACCCGGCAACAAACCTCCCACTCCTCCACTGCACAGACTCCCGTCCTGG GAGAGTCGGATCTATGCTGTGGCAAAATCAGGGATCCGACTGTCGGAGACTTCCTGCTCAAATCCGGCCAGCAAAG ACTGGTCCCTGCAGTCGTCCTACCCTGCTTTCGTCATGTACACATCCCTCATTTACAAGAACATGACCGCACCGGTGTACACGACCGTGAAAGGG AAAGCCACACTCCTCAGCAGCAGTCCTTTCGTGGAGGAGTCGTCCAGTTCCGAGGACTCATCCAGCTCCGGTGAGGAGGATGGCTCCTTCTGCAGCTCgcacacctcctccagctcgctCAAGGATAGCCACCCAAGCAGCCCGCGCTCCCTCAAGAGAG CCGTGTCCATGTCGTCGATGACATCAGAGAGTGACTACGCCATCCCACCTGACGCCTACGCCACCGACACAGAGTGCTCAGAACCAGAGCTGAAACTCCCAAAAACCTGTTCATCAGCCAGCGACAACAGCAAGAGT GAGCCGATGGAGAAGTCTGGGTACCTGCTGAAGATGGTGAAGACCTGGAAGAAGACCTGGAAGAGACGCTGGTTTGTGCTAAAGGACGGAGAGCTGCTCTACTTCAAGTCTCCG AGTGACGTCATCAGGAAGCCCCAAGGTCAAATCGAGGTCAACGCCACCAGCAGCATCTCCCGAGGGGAAGGGAAGCAGATACTCCAA gttgTGACGGGGAAGCGAGTCACCTACCTGAAGGCCGACTCACCAAACCTGCTGGAGGAGTGGTTGAGGGTCCTACAGAGTGTCCTGAGAGTCAAAGCTGCCAGTCCTCTCTTCACGCAGCCGGACATCAGACCCAGCATGAAGGGGCTGCTCATCAAG GTCAAACACGGCTACTCCAAAAGAGTCTGGTGCGCCCTCATCGGCAAAACCCTCTACTACTTCCGCAGTCAGCAAGACAAG TTCCCTCTAGGTCAGATCAAACTGTGGGAGgcccaggtggaggaggtggaccgGTCCAAAGACTCCGACGACCATCTGAAGGAGTGCGGCTGGAGCGCGCAGGTCGCACCATTCACCATCGTCGTCCACCCTCAGGAGCAGGAACCCACCTACCTGCTGATCGAGTCTTGCCACGAGAAG GACTCATGGCTGTACAATTTGTCGGTCGCTGCTGGAACCATGATGGGGAAAGTCGGAACAGAGTTTGAGCAGCTGGTTGGACAGCTGTTTCAAGTGGACGGAGAGCCGA ACTCCACCGTATGGAAGcatgctgtgttgtgtttcagtaAAGAAGCTCTGTCGTCTCCTCTCACCACGCTGCCGTCGCAGGCGCTTCAGACCGAAGCTGTGAAACTCTTCAAG ATCTGTCAGCTCTTCATCAACGTGGCCATCGACGCCCCGGCCATCGACTACCACGTGTCTCTGGCCCAGAGCGCCCTGCAAGTGTGTCTGACCCACCCGGAGCTCCAGGACGAGTTTTTCTGTCAGCTCATCAAGCAGACCCGCAAGAGGCAGGGCCACCCGGGGCCGCTGCAG ggctGGCAGTTCCTGGCCTTGTGTGTGGGACTGTTCCTGCCTCACCATCCTTTCCTctggctgctgcagcttcacctGAAGAGGCACGCCGACCCCAG AAGTGAAGTGGGGAAGTACGCCATCTACTGCCAGCGCTCGATGGAGCGCGCGCAGCAGAAGGGTGAGCGGCAGGCGCGACCTTCCCGCATGGAGATCCTGTCGATCCTCCTGAGGAACCCGTATCACCACTCGCTGCCCTTCAGTGTGCCAGTCCACTTCCTCAACAACACCTACCAG GTGGTGAGCTTCGACGCCTCGACCACAGTGGATGAGTTCCAGATTCGTCTGAATCAGGACTCAGGCGTGAGGAAGACTGCGCTGTCCGGCTTCACCTTATACACCGACGACCCGACGGGCCGAGAGCTGGAGCACTGTCTGCACCAGGGAGCCATCAAG GTTTGTGACATCATCTCCAAGTGGGAGCAGGCGTCCAAGGAGCAGAAGAGCGGGAAGTCCGAGAACGCCCGGACCGTCCGCCTCACCTACAAGAACAG GTTGTACTTCCAAGTCCAGGCTCGGGGGGAGTCTGAGAGAGAACGCTGTCTTCTGGCCTACCAGACCAATGAGGCCATCGTGGCGGGACACTTCCCCGTCAACAAGGAGCTGGCTCTGGAGATGGCTGCGCTGCTGGCTCAG GTGGAGTTTGGGGATTTCGAACGGCCGTTCTTGGCTCCTGGTTCTGCTCCCACCAAGTCAAACCAAACCCTGAAGCAGGTCTTGGACAGATTTTACCCGAAACACTATCGCAGGAGCACGACTGAAGACCAGCTGAG acagctgctgcagcgtctCTCTGCTCGCTGGGCGTCACTCCGAGGTCGAAGTTCACCTGAGTGCATCAGGATCTACCTGACTGTTGCTAAAAAGTGGCCTTTCTTTGGTGCCAAACTGTTTGAGGCCGAG tCGATCAGCTCTTCTCCGGAGCAAAGCTCTCGTGTTTGGTTGGCGGTACACGAAGACGGTGTCAGTGTCCTGGAGCACAACTCCATC aAGCCTGTGTCGTCTCACCCGTACAAGAACTTGATGACGTTTGGCGGCTGCAAAGAAAACCTGATGCTGGTGGTGACACagaacaacaaagacaaaccGACAGAGACGCATCTGTTCCACATGGACATGTCCAAG CAGATCCGAGAGGTCACCCTGCTCATCTCCAGTTACATCAACAGTGCTCACCAGCAGAAGGCGGCAGCCCACCACCTCTCAGCCCCGGCTCTCATGGTGGCACAGCCACTGGGATTGAAGAGCAAGAAAGAGCTGAGGAGCAAGTCTCCGCCGGCGCTGGGCCGACCCAGTCAAGCTCCCACGCTGCTCTGA